Proteins found in one Paenibacillus dendritiformis genomic segment:
- a CDS encoding cbb3-type cytochrome c oxidase subunit I, with the protein MWEKVKSFASEFFVTGDPLIYGADVTIVLTIIAIVFGLTYFKKWGWLWREWLTTVDHKKIGIMYILSAFLMLFRGGVDALLMRAQLAMPELSFLTPDHYNQIFTTHGVIMILFMAMPFMFGLFNVVVPLQIGARDVAFPFLNALSFWLFFWGAMLFNLSFVIGGSPDAGWLAYPPYSERMFNPGVGQDFYIWGIQISGIGSLMTGINFIVTILKMRAPGMKLMKMPLFPWSVLSSCIAIIFSFPILTATLALLFLDRYLGAHFFTLDGGGNPMMYINLIWMWGHPEVYIIILPAFGIFSEIVSTFAKKKLFGYKSMVYAMMIISILSFLVWAHHFFTMGSGADVNAFFALTTMLIAIPTGVKVFNWLFTMFRGKITFETPMLWTIGFIVCFIVGGMTGVLLSVAPADFQFHNSYFLIAHFHNTIIGGVVFGYFAGLYYWWPKLFGFTLNERIGKWAFWFWNIGFYVCFMPQYVLGLMGMTRRLVTYGWDKGWWEMNLVSTIGAVLMAIAFLLQVWQIVYSVKYSPKDTTGDPWNGRTLEWSIPSPAPHYNFATLPQVSSQDEWWEEKQRRARGEQPSIPPKLEPIHMPRNSGIPFVMSMFWFTAGFGFVFDWVWMTVAGLAGVAVCMLVHSFNYNTDYYIPVEEITRTEAALRG; encoded by the coding sequence ATGTGGGAGAAAGTAAAAAGCTTTGCATCGGAATTTTTTGTGACGGGCGACCCGTTAATATACGGTGCCGATGTCACCATCGTTCTGACCATTATCGCGATTGTATTTGGACTGACGTATTTCAAAAAATGGGGCTGGCTGTGGCGTGAATGGCTGACGACGGTCGATCATAAAAAGATCGGCATCATGTACATCCTCTCCGCTTTCCTGATGCTGTTCCGCGGCGGAGTGGACGCGCTCCTGATGCGGGCGCAGCTGGCGATGCCGGAGCTGAGCTTTTTGACGCCGGATCATTATAATCAGATCTTTACGACTCATGGCGTCATTATGATTCTATTTATGGCGATGCCGTTCATGTTCGGTCTGTTCAACGTAGTCGTGCCGCTGCAGATCGGCGCGCGCGATGTCGCTTTTCCGTTTTTGAATGCGCTGAGCTTCTGGCTCTTCTTCTGGGGCGCGATGCTGTTCAACTTGTCCTTTGTCATCGGGGGATCCCCCGATGCGGGGTGGCTTGCGTATCCGCCTTATTCGGAGCGGATGTTCAATCCGGGCGTCGGCCAGGATTTCTATATATGGGGGATCCAGATATCGGGGATCGGAAGCCTGATGACCGGCATCAACTTTATCGTCACGATTCTGAAAATGCGCGCTCCCGGCATGAAGCTGATGAAAATGCCGTTGTTCCCGTGGTCGGTGTTGTCGAGCTGCATCGCGATCATCTTTTCGTTCCCGATCTTGACGGCAACGTTGGCGCTGCTGTTTTTGGACCGCTATTTGGGGGCGCATTTCTTCACCCTGGACGGCGGCGGCAACCCGATGATGTATATCAATTTGATCTGGATGTGGGGTCACCCCGAGGTGTATATCATCATTCTGCCTGCCTTCGGCATTTTTTCGGAGATTGTATCCACCTTTGCGAAGAAAAAGCTGTTCGGCTATAAATCGATGGTGTACGCCATGATGATCATCAGTATTTTATCGTTTCTCGTCTGGGCGCATCATTTCTTTACGATGGGCTCCGGCGCGGATGTCAACGCCTTTTTTGCGCTCACGACGATGCTGATCGCGATCCCGACCGGCGTCAAAGTGTTCAACTGGCTGTTCACGATGTTCCGGGGGAAAATCACCTTCGAGACGCCTATGCTGTGGACGATCGGCTTTATCGTCTGCTTTATCGTCGGCGGGATGACCGGGGTGCTTCTGTCGGTTGCGCCGGCCGACTTTCAGTTTCACAACAGCTACTTCCTGATTGCGCATTTCCATAATACGATTATCGGCGGCGTCGTGTTCGGTTATTTCGCCGGCTTGTATTATTGGTGGCCCAAGCTGTTCGGCTTCACGCTCAACGAGCGGATTGGGAAGTGGGCGTTCTGGTTCTGGAATATCGGATTTTACGTCTGCTTCATGCCGCAATATGTGCTTGGGCTAATGGGGATGACGCGCCGGCTTGTGACTTACGGATGGGACAAAGGATGGTGGGAAATGAATCTGGTATCCACCATCGGAGCCGTGCTGATGGCAATCGCCTTCTTGCTCCAGGTATGGCAGATCGTGTACAGCGTGAAGTACTCGCCAAAAGATACAACGGGAGATCCGTGGAACGGACGCACCTTGGAATGGTCGATTCCTTCTCCGGCGCCGCATTATAATTTTGCGACGCTGCCGCAAGTGTCTTCCCAGGATGAATGGTGGGAGGAGAAGCAGCGGCGGGCGCGAGGGGAACAGCCTTCAATACCGCCGAAGCTGGAACCGATCCATATGCCGCGCAATTCGGGCATTCCTTTTGTCATGTCGATGTTCTGGTTTACGGCCGGATTCGGGTTCGTATTTGACTGGGTCTGGATGACGGTGGCCGGTCTGGCCGGCGTGGCGGTATGCATGCTGGTTCATTCCTTCAATTACAATACCGACTATTATATCCCGGTAGAGGAGATTACACGCACAGAAGCTGCGCTAAGGGGGTAA
- the cyoC gene encoding cytochrome o ubiquinol oxidase subunit III produces the protein MAHINDSVHAGHPAPHSDHHDHPDMEDMRTFGFWIYLMTDVIIFGTLFAAYIVLQPNRNGGPGPEELFQLGGIIASTIILLTSSYTSGLAVLAMHRGKLRALIGWLGVTASLGTAFIVLEVNEFIHLVHEGATISTSAFLSAFYTLVGTHGLHVSIGLVWMIALMIQLAKHGITPVTKRKVNVISLFWHFLDVVWIFVFTIVYLMGVR, from the coding sequence ATGGCTCACATCAACGATTCCGTACATGCCGGCCATCCCGCGCCGCATTCGGATCATCATGACCATCCGGATATGGAGGACATGCGCACATTCGGATTCTGGATCTACCTGATGACCGATGTCATCATTTTCGGCACGTTGTTCGCTGCCTATATTGTCCTGCAGCCGAACCGGAACGGCGGTCCGGGCCCGGAAGAGCTGTTCCAGCTCGGCGGTATAATCGCCAGCACGATCATTCTGCTGACGAGCAGCTATACGAGCGGCCTCGCTGTGCTGGCCATGCACCGGGGCAAGCTCCGGGCCTTGATCGGCTGGCTCGGTGTCACGGCCTCGCTCGGCACCGCCTTCATCGTGTTGGAGGTCAATGAATTTATTCATCTCGTTCACGAGGGAGCCACGATCAGCACGAGCGCGTTCCTCTCGGCTTTCTATACCTTGGTCGGAACGCACGGGCTTCATGTGTCGATCGGATTAGTCTGGATGATTGCGTTAATGATTCAGCTGGCCAAGCATGGCATTACGCCAGTCACGAAGCGCAAGGTGAATGTCATCAGCCTGTTTTGGCATTTCCTTGACGTCGTATGGATTTTTGTCTTTACCATTGTCTACTTGATGGGGGTGAGATAG
- a CDS encoding c-type cytochrome: MGAGLLIVALALALAACSGGTDRQGREAGAAAPGEAAAMTIYKKQCLSCHAADLSGRVGPSLQEIGSKMSEQQLIDTIQDGAKGMPAFKKVLRADEIETLAQWLSTHTQAEGDDQ; the protein is encoded by the coding sequence TTGGGCGCTGGACTGCTTATCGTCGCGCTGGCGCTTGCCCTCGCTGCGTGCAGCGGGGGAACGGACCGTCAGGGGAGAGAAGCGGGAGCGGCTGCTCCTGGGGAGGCCGCGGCGATGACCATATATAAGAAGCAGTGCTTATCCTGCCATGCTGCTGATCTGAGCGGAAGGGTGGGGCCGAGCTTACAGGAGATTGGCTCGAAAATGTCAGAGCAGCAGCTCATCGACACGATACAGGATGGCGCCAAAGGGATGCCGGCCTTCAAAAAAGTGCTTCGTGCCGATGAAATCGAGACGTTGGCGCAATGGCTCTCTACCCACACACAAGCGGAGGGGGATGACCAATGA
- a CDS encoding SCO family protein, which yields MKKAVLSVLLGLMMVFASACSGGKPNQLQYEVAPFAFMNQDGNPVSLSDLKGKVWIADMVFTYCATVCPSMTANMAELQQRLQSAGVDATLISFSVDPERDDPEALKQYLTKFNADFSNWHALTGYSFSEIKTFLLDSFKTAIAKDESSDQVIHGTSFFLVDPSGTVVAKYDGMIDTPYDKIIKDVKALQR from the coding sequence ATGAAAAAAGCAGTCTTATCCGTCTTGCTTGGCCTGATGATGGTGTTCGCCTCCGCATGCAGCGGCGGGAAGCCGAATCAGCTTCAGTACGAGGTGGCGCCTTTTGCGTTCATGAACCAAGACGGGAATCCGGTATCCTTGTCCGATTTGAAAGGGAAGGTATGGATCGCGGACATGGTGTTCACCTATTGTGCCACGGTATGTCCGTCGATGACGGCCAATATGGCTGAATTGCAGCAGCGGCTCCAATCAGCGGGCGTGGATGCGACGCTGATCTCGTTCTCCGTCGATCCGGAGCGGGACGATCCGGAGGCGTTAAAGCAATATTTGACGAAGTTTAACGCCGATTTCTCGAATTGGCATGCGCTGACCGGCTATTCGTTCAGCGAGATCAAAACCTTTTTGCTCGATTCCTTCAAGACAGCCATTGCCAAGGATGAGTCCTCGGATCAAGTCATTCACGGGACTTCGTTTTTCTTGGTCGACCCGTCAGGCACTGTCGTGGCCAAGTACGACGGGATGATCGATACGCCCTACGACAAAATCATTAAAGATGTGAAAGCATTGCAGCGTTAA
- a CDS encoding leucine-rich repeat domain-containing protein produces MINFGRDEEVKYVIARRLTHLLQFIRDVAKERNYTVHEEEDYRFWSYGRDSQVHFLDAIRSLDLPVLEPLRVDSNVPDPLAWFGGLDDKWKARVVAACGSPEAFVRAKQLRFIQEGLTDIDPLARCNDVRELVLSMNEIRSIEAVSHCTQLKRLYLGKNPVSDLRPLQGLMHLQELFLSGSAVTDLTPLGLLPKLRALDVRQTAIRDWSPLKSVHSLRALEVSRPDGEQLRSLAELEQLAELTLSGLGSVAEDDLAVLGQLMNLRVIQLEEVSLPNLEFLRNCRKLRTVKMTNSAVKDISILADLENVQSLELSGCPDIGKLEEIARSASLKKITASFQQFALLKDRFDRKIDFSTMTGSMTDEEEEIWYEYVRA; encoded by the coding sequence TTGATCAACTTCGGCCGCGATGAAGAAGTCAAATATGTCATTGCTCGTCGTCTGACCCATCTCCTGCAATTTATCCGCGATGTGGCGAAGGAGAGGAATTATACCGTCCATGAAGAAGAAGACTATCGCTTCTGGAGCTATGGGCGGGACAGCCAAGTCCATTTTCTCGATGCGATCCGATCGCTGGATCTGCCTGTGCTCGAGCCGCTTCGGGTCGATTCGAATGTACCGGATCCGCTGGCATGGTTCGGCGGGCTGGATGACAAGTGGAAGGCGAGGGTGGTGGCGGCGTGCGGATCGCCGGAAGCTTTTGTGCGTGCGAAGCAGCTTCGCTTCATACAGGAGGGGCTGACGGATATTGATCCCCTGGCACGCTGTAACGATGTGCGGGAATTGGTGCTGAGCATGAACGAGATCCGGTCGATTGAAGCGGTGAGTCATTGTACGCAGCTGAAGAGGCTGTATCTGGGGAAAAATCCAGTATCGGATCTCCGCCCGCTGCAGGGATTGATGCATTTGCAGGAGCTGTTCCTGTCGGGTTCGGCAGTCACAGATCTAACTCCTCTTGGCCTGTTGCCTAAGTTAAGAGCTTTGGATGTGCGGCAGACGGCAATTCGTGATTGGTCGCCGCTCAAATCGGTTCACAGTCTGCGCGCTTTGGAGGTCAGCCGTCCGGATGGCGAGCAGCTTCGCAGTCTGGCGGAGCTGGAGCAGCTTGCTGAACTGACGCTGTCCGGGCTTGGTTCCGTTGCCGAGGACGATCTGGCTGTCCTGGGACAGCTCATGAATTTGCGGGTGATTCAACTGGAGGAGGTTTCTTTGCCGAATCTGGAGTTTTTACGGAATTGCCGCAAGCTTCGCACCGTGAAGATGACCAATTCGGCCGTGAAGGATATTTCGATCTTGGCCGATCTGGAGAATGTGCAGTCCCTGGAGCTAAGCGGCTGCCCGGATATCGGCAAGCTGGAGGAGATCGCCCGATCAGCCTCGTTGAAGAAAATCACGGCCTCTTTTCAGCAGTTTGCGCTGTTGAAGGATCGTTTTGACCGGAAAATCGACTTTTCCACGATGACCGGATCCATGACCGATGAAGAAGAAGAGATCTGGTACGAGTACGTAAGAGCCTAG
- a CDS encoding PLP-dependent aminotransferase family protein: MWMPDRRSSQPLYQQIADDIERRIAYGEFPPGSLLPSERKLAGQLGVNRSTVILAYAELRALGIIESRSGSGTRVSKDKWGATPKHTPNWHRYCEGGSFLPNVAFLRRIREALQQDSTLIDFASGELGADLSPVEEINALIDENHYTGYLGYDNPQGFLPLREALVSFLSQYRGIQTTESSILITSGSQQSLYLITQCLLAPGDAVAIEDPSYCYSLPMFQSAGLRLFRLPVDQHGIRPEDVRALYKKHRIKMVFLNPNYQNPTGALLDAERRAELLHVTSELGLPIVEDDPFSLTAYDGTPPRPLKSMDSLGSVLYIGSFSKIAASGLRVGWMVAPHSVVDRLADARQQMDFGLSVVPQKVAAQFLKSAYTRPHLDRLRMNLLYKRDVAIEALQRELPGLVSFSVPQGGLHLWCKILPEVNDGKLLEEAIRNGVIFAPGSVYGSDSGYVRFTYARPKAEQIAPGIAAFAASLRAVLG; the protein is encoded by the coding sequence ATGTGGATGCCTGATCGCCGCAGCAGCCAGCCTCTCTATCAACAGATAGCGGATGACATTGAACGGAGAATCGCATACGGCGAGTTCCCGCCAGGCAGTCTGCTGCCCTCCGAACGCAAATTAGCTGGGCAATTGGGAGTGAACCGAAGCACTGTGATTCTGGCTTACGCCGAGCTTCGCGCGTTGGGAATCATCGAGAGCCGTTCGGGAAGCGGAACCCGGGTAAGCAAGGATAAATGGGGGGCGACGCCGAAGCATACCCCGAACTGGCACCGGTATTGCGAGGGCGGAAGCTTTCTGCCGAACGTCGCCTTTTTGCGCCGTATCCGGGAAGCGCTGCAGCAGGACAGCACATTAATCGATTTTGCGAGCGGCGAGCTGGGGGCGGACCTCTCTCCTGTGGAAGAAATCAATGCGCTGATCGATGAAAACCACTATACCGGATATCTCGGGTATGATAATCCGCAAGGATTTTTGCCGCTTCGGGAAGCGCTCGTCTCGTTTTTAAGTCAATATCGGGGCATTCAGACGACAGAGTCGTCCATCCTCATCACATCCGGCTCCCAGCAATCGTTATATTTAATCACGCAGTGTCTGCTCGCCCCTGGAGATGCGGTGGCCATCGAAGATCCTTCATATTGCTACTCGCTGCCCATGTTCCAATCGGCAGGTCTGCGCTTGTTCCGCCTTCCCGTCGACCAGCATGGAATCCGGCCCGAGGATGTGCGCGCGCTTTATAAGAAACATCGAATCAAGATGGTCTTCCTCAATCCGAATTATCAGAATCCGACAGGCGCCCTCCTCGATGCCGAACGCCGGGCAGAACTGCTCCATGTGACGAGCGAGCTGGGGCTGCCGATTGTCGAGGATGATCCCTTCAGCCTGACGGCCTATGACGGAACGCCTCCGCGGCCGCTCAAGTCCATGGATTCGCTCGGCTCGGTCCTCTATATCGGCTCGTTCTCCAAAATCGCAGCCTCCGGGCTGCGTGTCGGATGGATGGTCGCGCCTCATTCCGTTGTCGATCGGCTGGCCGATGCCAGACAACAGATGGACTTCGGGCTTAGTGTCGTTCCGCAAAAGGTGGCTGCCCAGTTCCTGAAATCCGCCTATACCCGGCCGCACTTGGACCGCTTGCGCATGAATCTGCTCTACAAGCGGGATGTGGCGATCGAAGCGCTTCAGCGCGAGCTTCCAGGGTTGGTCAGCTTCTCGGTGCCGCAGGGGGGCTTGCACCTGTGGTGTAAAATCTTGCCCGAGGTCAATGACGGCAAGCTGCTGGAGGAAGCGATCCGCAATGGTGTCATCTTCGCGCCCGGCAGTGTGTACGGCTCCGATTCCGGTTATGTGCGATTCACTTATGCAAGGCCGAAGGCGGAACAGATCGCCCCGGGCATTGCCGCATTCGCGGCCTCTCTTCGGGCCGTTCTTGGTTAG
- a CDS encoding sensor histidine kinase: MKAAERIRRFIHPGSLRFQLLSRSLLILAALLMLIGVFQYLVMQQFVYENKAESLKSQILSFPREAWQLLTDRDTGVSGRRAMLFLPADASLSIIDANGTIQAVSMGDKMADPPELSPEEYQAVMNKSRKEVNYRVMNDSQGEEQLLVLQPFEWKGRMLGLIQLNTSTKPLKEMLASQLLTFLSLSVLALIGGMIAFLPVLKKTLVPLSNMVHTVGKIDAGNLAERFPSRQGQLEIDRLALSFNGMLERLESSFEAEKEAKEQMRRFVADASHELRTPLTSIHGFLEVLLRGAMNQPEQLRRALISMYGESERINKLVQDLLLLAKLDRAPVMELADGDLNRVLQELEPQLRLLGGQRHLTLALAEDAKCMYDPDKMKQVVLNLFHNAVQHTDPEKGEIRISTETVPGGVELTVRDNGMGIGKRHLPHLFDRFYRSESSRTRKYGGAGLGLSITKSIVEAHGGSIRVISSEGQGSAFIVTLPASVPPLHGCDGGT, translated from the coding sequence ATGAAGGCGGCGGAACGAATCCGGCGCTTCATCCATCCGGGCTCGCTGCGGTTTCAGCTGTTATCCCGCTCCCTTCTCATTCTCGCCGCACTGCTGATGCTCATCGGCGTATTTCAGTATTTGGTTATGCAGCAATTCGTATATGAAAATAAGGCGGAAAGCTTGAAAAGCCAAATCTTATCCTTTCCCCGCGAGGCATGGCAGCTGCTGACGGACCGAGATACCGGCGTTTCGGGGCGGCGGGCGATGCTGTTTTTGCCTGCCGATGCGTCGCTCTCCATTATCGATGCGAACGGCACGATACAGGCTGTATCCATGGGGGATAAGATGGCCGATCCGCCTGAACTGTCACCGGAAGAATATCAAGCGGTCATGAACAAGAGCAGGAAGGAAGTCAATTATCGGGTCATGAACGACAGCCAGGGAGAGGAGCAGCTGCTCGTGCTGCAGCCGTTCGAATGGAAGGGGCGCATGCTCGGACTCATTCAGCTCAATACGAGCACCAAGCCGTTGAAGGAGATGCTGGCCAGTCAGCTTCTTACCTTTCTTTCCTTGTCGGTCCTGGCGCTGATTGGAGGCATGATCGCTTTCCTTCCGGTCTTGAAAAAAACGCTTGTCCCGCTGTCCAATATGGTGCATACCGTCGGAAAAATCGATGCCGGGAATTTGGCGGAGCGCTTTCCGTCCCGTCAGGGCCAGCTCGAAATCGATCGGCTCGCGTTATCGTTCAATGGTATGCTGGAAAGGCTGGAATCCTCGTTCGAAGCGGAAAAGGAAGCCAAAGAGCAGATGCGCCGCTTTGTCGCAGACGCCTCCCATGAGCTCCGGACGCCGCTGACATCCATTCACGGATTCCTTGAGGTTCTGCTCCGCGGCGCCATGAACCAGCCGGAGCAGCTGCGCAGAGCGCTCATCTCGATGTACGGGGAATCCGAGCGGATCAATAAGCTGGTGCAGGATCTTCTTCTGCTCGCGAAGCTGGACCGGGCTCCGGTCATGGAGCTCGCGGACGGCGACTTGAATCGCGTGCTTCAAGAGCTGGAGCCGCAGCTTCGTCTGCTTGGCGGACAGCGGCATCTGACGCTCGCTCTGGCGGAGGATGCGAAGTGCATGTATGATCCGGACAAAATGAAGCAGGTGGTCCTGAATTTATTTCATAACGCCGTGCAGCATACGGATCCGGAAAAAGGAGAGATTCGGATTTCGACCGAAACCGTGCCCGGCGGCGTGGAACTGACGGTGCGGGATAATGGGATGGGGATCGGCAAGAGGCATCTTCCCCATTTGTTCGACCGCTTCTACCGCAGCGAGTCTTCCCGCACCCGCAAGTACGGCGGTGCCGGGCTTGGCTTATCGATAACAAAGTCGATTGTGGAGGCGCACGGAGGATCGATCCGCGTCATCAGCTCGGAAGGACAGGGCAGCGCGTTTATCGTCACGCTGCCGGCATCCGTTCCTCCCCTGCACGGATGCGATGGAGGAACATAG
- a CDS encoding NAD-dependent malic enzyme — protein sequence MHNSLEMSTSVILRLEYDQDAAAFGAIASSISDAGGDIVAMDINRAGPVRTVRDITVHLRSPQDVGRMVSAVGQLPGVTVINVSDQTFLMHLGGKIEIHPKTPIKNRDDLSRAYTPGVAQICMAIHQDPDRAHTLTIKRNTVAVVSDGSAVLGLGSIGPEAAMPVMEGKAVLFKQLAGVDAFPICLSTQDTEEMIRIIKAIAPAFGGINLEDISAPRCFEIEERLKQELDIPVFHDDQHGTAVVILAALYNAVKVVGKKLEQCRVVVCGLGAAGMACAKILLASGVTDLIGVDRQGVLVSGRNYSDPLWNWFAGQTNPRKVEGSLSAALEGADVFIGLSGPNILKAEDVKRMASDPIVFAMANPTPEIMPEEAEPHARVIATGRSDYPNQINNVLCFPGMFRGVLDCRAARITESMKLAAAQAIASVIGDEERNEQYIIPSVFHPQVADKVSKAVIAAAYEAGVARRSREPRDK from the coding sequence ATGCACAACTCGTTGGAAATGAGCACCAGCGTTATTTTGCGGCTGGAGTATGATCAAGATGCCGCAGCCTTTGGAGCGATAGCCTCATCGATAAGCGATGCCGGAGGCGACATCGTCGCGATGGACATCAATCGCGCAGGGCCTGTGCGAACGGTGAGAGACATTACGGTTCATCTGCGTTCTCCGCAGGATGTTGGACGTATGGTCTCCGCGGTTGGCCAGCTGCCCGGGGTTACGGTAATCAACGTATCGGATCAGACCTTTCTCATGCATTTGGGCGGCAAAATCGAGATTCATCCCAAGACGCCCATTAAAAATCGGGATGATCTGTCCCGTGCCTATACGCCTGGCGTGGCGCAGATCTGTATGGCGATTCATCAAGATCCCGACCGCGCCCATACGCTGACGATCAAGCGGAACACGGTAGCCGTCGTCTCCGACGGCTCCGCCGTCCTTGGCCTTGGATCGATCGGGCCGGAAGCCGCGATGCCAGTCATGGAAGGGAAGGCGGTGCTCTTTAAGCAATTAGCCGGCGTCGATGCTTTTCCGATCTGTCTAAGCACCCAGGATACGGAGGAGATGATTCGCATCATCAAAGCGATCGCCCCGGCCTTCGGCGGGATCAACCTGGAGGATATTTCGGCTCCGCGCTGCTTCGAGATCGAAGAACGGCTGAAGCAGGAGCTGGATATCCCGGTCTTTCATGATGATCAGCATGGAACCGCTGTCGTCATCCTGGCTGCGCTGTACAATGCCGTGAAAGTGGTCGGAAAAAAACTGGAGCAGTGCAGAGTGGTCGTATGCGGCCTGGGGGCGGCAGGGATGGCCTGTGCCAAAATATTGCTGGCCTCCGGAGTGACCGACCTGATCGGCGTGGACCGTCAAGGAGTCCTCGTGAGCGGACGCAATTATTCGGATCCGCTCTGGAACTGGTTCGCCGGACAGACGAATCCGCGGAAGGTGGAAGGCAGCCTCTCCGCAGCCCTTGAAGGGGCTGACGTATTTATCGGTCTATCCGGTCCGAATATTTTGAAGGCGGAGGATGTGAAGCGGATGGCGTCAGACCCGATCGTGTTTGCGATGGCCAATCCGACTCCTGAGATTATGCCGGAGGAAGCGGAGCCGCATGCGCGCGTCATTGCGACAGGGCGATCGGATTACCCGAATCAGATCAATAACGTATTATGCTTTCCCGGCATGTTCCGCGGCGTGCTGGATTGCAGGGCCGCCCGAATTACGGAATCGATGAAGCTTGCCGCGGCCCAAGCGATCGCTTCGGTCATCGGCGACGAAGAACGGAATGAACAGTACATTATTCCAAGCGTCTTCCATCCCCAGGTGGCGGATAAAGTGAGCAAAGCGGTCATCGCGGCAGCCTATGAAGCCGGAGTAGCGCGGCGCAGCCGGGAGCCTCGCGATAAGTAA
- the cyoA gene encoding ubiquinol oxidase subunit II, whose product MKRSNAFRWLAFVSMLVPMLLLTGCTEHIIVLDPKGPIAEQQRDLMVISTVLASIVIVPVLILTAIIVWRYRDKEGRTAKYAPEWEHNTKLEVIWWGIPIVVIAVLGIITVQSTYALEPSKPLESDHKALTIQATSLDWKWLFQYPEQGIATVNTIKIPEDVPIRFEITADSPMNSFWIPQLGGQMYAMSGMAMTLYLQADERGQYWGSGANFTGKDFAKMHFDVEATSQEEFEQWVSEVKAASPALTLEGYKQLAEPAASDVKTFSSFPEGLFYMTVTKYASSHNHGLSWEDIQNIKIQD is encoded by the coding sequence ATGAAGAGATCCAACGCCTTCCGCTGGCTGGCGTTCGTATCCATGCTCGTGCCGATGCTCTTGCTGACCGGATGCACCGAGCATATCATCGTGCTCGATCCGAAAGGGCCGATTGCCGAACAACAGCGGGATCTCATGGTGATCTCCACCGTGTTGGCATCTATCGTTATCGTGCCGGTTCTTATACTTACGGCGATCATTGTGTGGCGCTACCGGGACAAGGAGGGCAGGACAGCGAAGTATGCGCCGGAGTGGGAACACAACACCAAGCTGGAAGTCATCTGGTGGGGGATTCCGATCGTGGTGATTGCCGTGTTAGGCATTATTACCGTACAGAGCACATATGCCCTGGAGCCGTCCAAGCCCCTCGAATCCGACCACAAAGCGCTGACCATCCAGGCGACCTCGCTGGACTGGAAATGGTTGTTCCAATATCCGGAGCAAGGCATCGCGACGGTCAATACCATCAAGATCCCGGAGGATGTGCCCATCCGATTCGAGATTACGGCCGATTCGCCGATGAATTCCTTCTGGATTCCGCAGCTGGGCGGTCAGATGTACGCGATGTCGGGGATGGCGATGACGCTTTATTTGCAGGCGGATGAGCGCGGCCAATATTGGGGCTCGGGTGCGAACTTCACCGGCAAAGATTTTGCGAAGATGCACTTTGACGTGGAAGCCACTTCCCAGGAGGAATTCGAACAATGGGTGAGCGAGGTCAAGGCCGCGTCGCCTGCGCTCACATTGGAAGGCTACAAGCAGTTGGCGGAGCCAGCCGCATCCGACGTGAAGACCTTTTCCTCGTTCCCGGAAGGCCTGTTCTATATGACGGTCACGAAGTATGCTTCCTCGCACAACCATGGCTTGTCCTGGGAAGACATTCAGAACATCAAGATCCAAGATTAA
- a CDS encoding GNAT family N-acetyltransferase — MTNRPKLFHSTPEESKHVLHKLIEFNAKCVPNAHLEEVNLCLKDDNGAIVAGLNSTVLWNWMEVDILWVDDNHRGQGLGKRLLEEAEQIARAKKCTFIKLNTFSFQAPEFYKKYGYEVVAIFENAPIGCKHYYYKKDLT, encoded by the coding sequence ATGACAAACAGACCGAAGCTTTTTCACAGCACACCCGAAGAATCCAAGCATGTCCTGCACAAATTGATTGAGTTCAATGCCAAATGCGTGCCCAACGCCCACCTTGAAGAAGTTAATTTATGCTTGAAGGATGATAACGGAGCGATTGTTGCCGGCCTGAACAGCACCGTGCTATGGAATTGGATGGAAGTTGATATTTTATGGGTGGATGACAATCACCGCGGACAAGGGTTGGGGAAACGGCTATTGGAAGAAGCCGAGCAAATCGCGAGAGCAAAAAAATGTACGTTCATTAAACTGAATACCTTCAGCTTTCAAGCTCCCGAATTCTATAAGAAATATGGCTACGAGGTTGTCGCTATTTTCGAAAATGCGCCGATTGGATGCAAGCACTATTATTATAAGAAGGATCTTACATAA
- the cyoD gene encoding cytochrome o ubiquinol oxidase subunit IV, giving the protein MAQHDTTAPQDTGSHGSFRSYTLGFLFSIVLTIIPITAVLYGWAEGMANTIVLMTAAVLQFIVQLIYFMHLREEPKPRYNLVTLILGLIILLVIVVGSMWIMLYNMVET; this is encoded by the coding sequence ATGGCGCAGCATGATACGACAGCTCCGCAGGATACCGGGAGCCACGGCTCCTTCCGATCGTATACGCTCGGCTTTCTGTTCTCGATCGTGCTGACGATCATTCCGATTACGGCCGTCCTGTACGGCTGGGCCGAGGGGATGGCGAACACCATCGTGCTCATGACGGCAGCCGTGCTGCAGTTCATCGTGCAATTGATATATTTCATGCATTTGCGGGAGGAGCCCAAGCCCCGGTATAACCTGGTGACATTGATTTTGGGCTTGATCATCTTGCTCGTGATCGTGGTCGGCTCCATGTGGATTATGCTCTACAATATGGTGGAGACATGA